A single genomic interval of Eleutherodactylus coqui strain aEleCoq1 chromosome 3, aEleCoq1.hap1, whole genome shotgun sequence harbors:
- the TYW3 gene encoding tRNA wybutosine-synthesizing protein 3 homolog isoform X1: METTGSSLTASCNPADRVEDANCHVGPSDRCFTSPTSESLGCFARWKLQASRKTDLSKKGSVDEDIKGIVRDINRQDAYFTTSSCSGRVVLLDESPDVSAVQKQNCLWLFVTHGLCTKDDVFSGLQKASGDAVLKFEPFVLHVQCRTLQDAQLLHGVAISSGFRNSGITVGKKGKIIMAVRSTHCLEVPLSHKAKCLVSEEYIGFLVQTANQKMEENKRRICRFYSCLQSALHKQNHIKDTDREQKPVRPVYTRRRKRRQEGRRDGDQCEDSVDHDETNISLFHDMTL; this comes from the exons ATGGAGACCACCGGTTCTTCTCTCACGGCATCCTGTAATCCGGCGGACCGCGTGGAGGACGCCAACTGTCACGTCGGGCCCTCTGACCGCTGCTTTACGTCCCCCACATCCGAGTCTCTAGGATGCTTTGCGCGCTGGAAGCTCCAGGCCTCCCGCAAGACCGACCTCAGTAAGAAGGGCAGCGTGGACGAGGACATCAAGGGGATCGTGAGGGACATCAACCGGCAGGACGCCTACTTCACCACCAGCTCCTGCTCCGGGAGGGTGGTGCTGCTAGATGAG AGTCCTGATGTGTCCGCGGTGCAGAAACAGAACTGCTTGTGGCTTTTTGTAACTCATGGACTTTGCACAAAAGATGATGTG TTTTCAGGCCTCCAGAAAGCCTCCGGGGACGCCGTGCTGAAGTTTGAACCCTTCGTCCTCCACGTTCAGTGCCGCACACTGCAGGACGCACAGCTGCTG CACGGCGTCGCCATTAGTTCCGGTTTCAGAAATTCTGGAATAACGGTCGGCAAGAAGGGGAAAATTATTATG GCAGTACGGAGCACGCATTGTCTGGAGGTGCCGCTGAGCCACAAGGCCAAGTGTCTGGTGAGCGAGGAATATATCGGCTTCTTAGTGCAAACCGCAAATCAGAAGATGGAGGAGAACAAGAGGAGGATCTGCCG ATTTTACAGTTGCCTTCAGAGTGCTTTACACAAGCAAAACCACATAAAGGACACGGACCGCGAACAGAAGCCCGTGCGGCCAGTATATACCCGCCGGAGGAAGAGGAGGCAAGAAGGGAGAAGAGACGGTGACCAGTGTGAGGACTCTGTGGACCATGACGAGACCAATATCTCATTATTTCATGATATGACCCTATAG
- the TYW3 gene encoding tRNA wybutosine-synthesizing protein 3 homolog isoform X2, whose product METTGSSLTASCNPADRVEDANCHVGPSDRCFTSPTSESLGCFARWKLQASRKTDLSKKGSVDEDIKGIVRDINRQDAYFTTSSCSGRVVLLDESPDVSAVQKQNCLWLFVTHGLCTKDDVFSGLQKASGDAVLKFEPFVLHVQCRTLQDAQLLAVRSTHCLEVPLSHKAKCLVSEEYIGFLVQTANQKMEENKRRICRFYSCLQSALHKQNHIKDTDREQKPVRPVYTRRRKRRQEGRRDGDQCEDSVDHDETNISLFHDMTL is encoded by the exons ATGGAGACCACCGGTTCTTCTCTCACGGCATCCTGTAATCCGGCGGACCGCGTGGAGGACGCCAACTGTCACGTCGGGCCCTCTGACCGCTGCTTTACGTCCCCCACATCCGAGTCTCTAGGATGCTTTGCGCGCTGGAAGCTCCAGGCCTCCCGCAAGACCGACCTCAGTAAGAAGGGCAGCGTGGACGAGGACATCAAGGGGATCGTGAGGGACATCAACCGGCAGGACGCCTACTTCACCACCAGCTCCTGCTCCGGGAGGGTGGTGCTGCTAGATGAG AGTCCTGATGTGTCCGCGGTGCAGAAACAGAACTGCTTGTGGCTTTTTGTAACTCATGGACTTTGCACAAAAGATGATGTG TTTTCAGGCCTCCAGAAAGCCTCCGGGGACGCCGTGCTGAAGTTTGAACCCTTCGTCCTCCACGTTCAGTGCCGCACACTGCAGGACGCACAGCTGCTG GCAGTACGGAGCACGCATTGTCTGGAGGTGCCGCTGAGCCACAAGGCCAAGTGTCTGGTGAGCGAGGAATATATCGGCTTCTTAGTGCAAACCGCAAATCAGAAGATGGAGGAGAACAAGAGGAGGATCTGCCG ATTTTACAGTTGCCTTCAGAGTGCTTTACACAAGCAAAACCACATAAAGGACACGGACCGCGAACAGAAGCCCGTGCGGCCAGTATATACCCGCCGGAGGAAGAGGAGGCAAGAAGGGAGAAGAGACGGTGACCAGTGTGAGGACTCTGTGGACCATGACGAGACCAATATCTCATTATTTCATGATATGACCCTATAG